gagaccatgTTTCTCATCCCGACCAGAGGGAGTACTATGAGTACTCCAGGCCCATCACAGCTGAATAGTAAAGGGGTGTGGTGGAATGGTATGAAAGATTGGTGCCTCCTTAAACTGGTGAATTTTTACCTCCTTGATGGACCCTGCCCTTAGTGAGATTTCTGTTTGATGGATTGGTTGGGTCTTGAGTTGGGAACCAGAGGTTTGCTTGTCTAAGCCTAGGTAGGCCATGTCCCCTCTATACCTAGTTTTCCTTTCTATAGAGAGATAAAGGTAGCCTCTAAGCTCCCTGGAAATCTAGCTGTgattaaataaaagaatgatGAGGTTAAGTCaatgagggaaggaaggaatgcACAGGGTGGTTAAGAGGATGGAGTGATTGATGAATGAGTTAAGTCAAGGAGAGGAACGCGAAACAATTCAGGCTCCAAGCCAGAGGTATCAGCCAGCctgcctctttttctttcttactgtCTTAGTGTGGGTCTCATTGTACTTTGGATTCCTGGGGCTGTGTTCTTTGGTAACCGGCGGCTGCATCCTCTTCCTGCACTGGAGGAAGAACTTGCGGCGAGAAGAGCGTGCCCAGGAGTGGGTGGATGTGATGAGAGCTGCCACGTTCACCTACAGCCCACTGTTGTATTGGATTAACAAGCGACGGCAGTATGGCATGAATGCAGCCATCAACATGGGGCCTCCTCCTGCTGTCAGCAAGActgagactgaggcccagaatcCAGATCCTCTGTGGGAGTTGGATGTCCCCAAGGGTAGCAGCCATGCTGTCCAAGACAGTAGCCCCAAAGTGGGAGCCCCTGTCCCCATGCAACCTGCACTGCAGCTGATGCCACAACAGCCCCTAACCACCCCAATACCGCAGCCTCAGGCCAACTCCCCACTTTCAATTCCCATCTTTGAGGAGGTGCCCTTTGCTCTGTCCCTATGCAACCTACCCCCCATGCTGAACCATTCTGTCTCCTACCCTTTGGCCATCTGTCCTGAGAGGAACATCCACTTCCATTCCCTCCCCACATTGGCCCATGGTGACCACTGTGCCAATGCCAAGCCTTTTGCTTCAGAACTGTAGGATCCTCTCACTGAGAGTGGAAGCTGCAGGCATTGGGGCAGAGTAGGAAATGGAGCCAACCTCAGGGGGGCAGTATCATCACAGAGGTCAGTGCTCATATGGATGTCATGTtaatgaaagattaaaaaaaaaaagtccaaggcTCATTTGTGTCTCATTTGCTATTAGAAGGGCAATATCCTTCCCCTCTTTGATAAGGGCTCTTTGCAAACCAAACTGAAGGTCACTGAGTTTCACCAACCCAGAAGGGAACTAAACCAGCACTGTGGGTGAGTGGGCTCAATATCCCTCCAGTATTTATTAAAGACCAATAATATCAGCCAAGCTCTGGGCTAGGTACCCAAAAGAGCTGCTCTTCTGTGGGATTTTAAGCACAGTTGCCACAAAAGTGCAAGCTGCTGAGGTTGCACAATCTATGGCAATTCACAGTGGCCATGTTGCAGGCAAACCAAGTTGTCATGAAACTACCGCGTGAACTGCATTCCTTGTTAACATCTATGATATACTGGGTTTTTATGTGGTTGTCTCTATACATTATTTCTAATACAAGAAAACTGCCAAATGTATATCATAATgtcccttttacagatgaaactAAGGTTCAAAGGGCATCTGCTAAAAGcctatctttatttttatttcacagcTAGGACTTAAACTTATGTCTGTCTGATCTTCCCGCCATACACCAAGGTACCCCTTCCCTAACGTCTTGTTAGAGAACACCCGGCAACGcttcatgtgtgtgtgcgtgcgtgtgtgtaggCTGCAATTAACTTATGCATCTTCTAGAGATGATCCTAAAAGGAGAGACAGAGATAATACCACAGGCTATTGTTCCCAGTTTAAAGATAAGAAAATCCAGTTCTGCTCTGGGATATATATTTCACTCTTTCACTTTGGAAATAAGCAAATGCTT
This DNA window, taken from Elephas maximus indicus isolate mEleMax1 chromosome 3, mEleMax1 primary haplotype, whole genome shotgun sequence, encodes the following:
- the TEX38 gene encoding testis-expressed protein 38; this translates as MNELSQGEERETIQAPSQRYQPACLFFFLTVLVWVSLYFGFLGLCSLVTGGCILFLHWRKNLRREERAQEWVDVMRAATFTYSPLLYWINKRRQYGMNAAINMGPPPAVSKTETEAQNPDPLWELDVPKGSSHAVQDSSPKVGAPVPMQPALQLMPQQPLTTPIPQPQANSPLSIPIFEEVPFALSLCNLPPMLNHSVSYPLAICPERNIHFHSLPTLAHGDHCANAKPFASEL